In one Nocardia tengchongensis genomic region, the following are encoded:
- a CDS encoding S1 family peptidase, which yields MNRWIAPAAMVVACGLSAAPAAHAAPGDQQAALGGGSGLVLGRATKCSLTAIGHDAAGRLVGFTAGHCAEAGTPVHGEQFPDAGVVGVVRAADEQLDYAVIEFDPAVVIPLRSVNGTTIAGFAPTPPAFSVVCQNGRTSGHGCGVVWTSSPVGLLEQACSSYGDSGAPVTYGDQLVGIVSAPLISDTRTLRFSCTDAANPLHSPVIAVAFDTVRAAVDAGKGLGSGFQPI from the coding sequence GTGAACCGCTGGATCGCACCGGCCGCCATGGTCGTCGCCTGCGGACTGTCCGCGGCCCCCGCCGCGCACGCCGCCCCGGGTGACCAGCAGGCAGCCCTGGGCGGCGGTTCCGGCCTGGTGCTGGGCCGGGCCACCAAATGCAGTCTGACCGCCATCGGGCACGACGCCGCCGGACGACTGGTCGGCTTCACCGCCGGGCACTGCGCCGAGGCGGGGACGCCGGTGCACGGGGAGCAGTTCCCCGACGCCGGAGTGGTCGGGGTGGTTCGCGCCGCCGACGAGCAACTCGATTACGCCGTCATCGAATTCGATCCGGCCGTGGTCATTCCGCTGCGTTCGGTCAACGGCACCACCATCGCCGGCTTCGCGCCGACCCCGCCCGCCTTCAGCGTGGTCTGCCAGAACGGCCGGACCAGCGGGCACGGCTGCGGCGTGGTGTGGACGTCGAGCCCGGTGGGCCTGCTGGAGCAGGCCTGTTCGAGTTACGGCGATTCGGGTGCGCCGGTCACCTACGGCGACCAACTGGTGGGCATCGTCTCGGCGCCGCTGATCAGCGACACCCGGACTCTCCGCTTCAGCTGCACCGACGCCGCCAATCCGCTGCACTCCCCCGTCATCGCCGTCGCCTTCGACACCGTGCGCGCCGCCGTCGACGCCGGCAAGGGCCTGGGCAGCGGCTTCCAGCCGATCTAG
- a CDS encoding ROK family transcriptional regulator: protein MEPAPPTRRAAAAPGPWPNDAAAIRRRNLGLVLRHLADHGPCPRTEVAAATGLAHGSVTALVADLADRGLITEDDVQRSGARGRPGRPLRLDPTRAAVAAIQVTSEHLRVAVADLAGVVFHHDTVPHDLAPGTPEAMADAIAAVLADTVTRLPGFAGAETDSAPRPVLARAVIAMAGPVLDDAAQTVVVAPDFGWMEPVALRALVAASLPAPTVVIDVINDANAAALAEFHALPRDSRGLVLIEAGTGIGGGVVLDGRIHTGSHGIAGEPGHVPVAMDGPDCVCGARGCLVSYAGPEAVFAAAGLGDVLHHRGIQAAEADLLTRLRRADPAAVTALATAARALSAAILSITALLDTDEVVLGGLLAEWFPWLSPTIETHLAGRRALAPALGLRVAPATLGEEAILTGALGFARRAILSDPALVPPLPAATH, encoded by the coding sequence GTGGAACCCGCACCGCCCACCCGTCGCGCCGCCGCCGCGCCGGGTCCCTGGCCGAACGACGCCGCGGCCATCCGCCGCCGCAACCTGGGCCTGGTCCTGCGTCACCTCGCCGACCACGGCCCCTGCCCGCGCACCGAGGTGGCCGCCGCCACCGGTCTGGCCCACGGCTCGGTCACCGCCCTGGTCGCTGATCTCGCCGATCGCGGCCTCATCACCGAGGATGACGTTCAGCGCTCCGGCGCCCGCGGCCGCCCCGGCCGCCCGCTGCGCCTGGACCCCACCCGGGCCGCCGTGGCCGCCATCCAGGTCACCTCCGAACACCTCCGCGTCGCGGTGGCCGACCTCGCGGGCGTCGTGTTCCACCACGACACCGTGCCGCACGACCTCGCGCCCGGAACGCCCGAGGCGATGGCCGATGCCATCGCGGCCGTCCTCGCGGACACCGTCACCCGCTTACCCGGATTCGCCGGAGCCGAAACGGATTCGGCGCCGCGCCCGGTCCTGGCGCGCGCGGTGATCGCCATGGCGGGCCCGGTCCTCGACGATGCCGCGCAAACCGTGGTGGTGGCACCGGATTTCGGCTGGATGGAGCCGGTAGCCTTGCGCGCCCTGGTCGCCGCCAGCCTGCCGGCGCCCACGGTGGTGATCGACGTGATCAACGACGCCAATGCGGCGGCCCTGGCGGAATTCCATGCCCTGCCCCGGGATTCGCGCGGTCTGGTGCTCATCGAGGCGGGCACCGGTATCGGTGGCGGCGTGGTTCTGGACGGCCGCATCCACACCGGCAGTCACGGCATCGCGGGCGAACCCGGTCACGTCCCCGTCGCCATGGACGGGCCCGACTGCGTCTGCGGCGCCCGCGGCTGCCTGGTCTCCTATGCGGGCCCCGAAGCCGTGTTCGCCGCCGCGGGTCTCGGTGATGTCCTGCACCACCGGGGCATTCAGGCCGCCGAAGCCGACCTGCTGACTCGCCTGCGCCGAGCCGACCCCGCCGCCGTCACCGCCCTGGCCACCGCCGCCCGAGCCCTGAGCGCCGCGATCCTGTCCATCACCGCTCTCCTCGACACCGACGAGGTCGTCCTGGGCGGCTTGCTCGCCGAGTGGTTCCCCTGGCTGTCTCCAACCATCGAAACCCACCTCGCCGGCCGCCGAGCCCTCGCCCCGGCCCTCGGCCTGCGGGTCGCCCCCGCCACCCTCGGCGAGGAAGCCATCCTCACCGGCGCCCTCGGCTTCGCCCGCCGCGCAATCCTTTCCGACCCCGCCCTCGTTCCTCCGCTCCCTGCCGCCACGCACTGA
- a CDS encoding carboxylesterase/lipase family protein: protein MAAQQIGRRTLLLGAGVLALTTACSSRTSGPEQSRGTATATTTSGPVRGVRRETGVAFLGIPFAQPPVGALRFAAPAPPIPWTDTRDCTAYGPTAQVKQLSEVTAIPEPSIPGDDILTVNVFTPNPDPDAKLPVLVWIHGGGFVAGSPASPWYDGAAFNRDGVVLVSAGYRLGIEGFLHLDDAPDNRGVLDWIAALTWVRDNIAAFGGDPAKVTIAGQSAGGGAVWALMNTPSAKGLFRAGISESGALTQPNDRATALAMSALFTKRTGRPATAAALRDLSKTGLQDLEDKLRALGPDSSAATLLGLAPWADGTLIPATSAEVLKSDADQYVPLMLGFTAHEFNAAPLTGNRPPVTDTTLPAALGALGFDPSTAAAFTLAYPGLTANQIAGQAQSDVVIRMPSYRVAEMRAGRQQPTWLYEFTWTSTAPDYQGMSFHCLDVPFAFDLLRAQGVTAVTGSNPPQALADAIHQAWVSFVSNGDPGDAWPRYTLDRRETMIWSDASHVQSDPFAAQRPIWLR from the coding sequence ATGGCCGCGCAACAGATCGGACGACGGACTCTCCTGCTCGGAGCGGGGGTGCTGGCGTTGACCACGGCGTGTTCGAGCAGGACCTCGGGGCCCGAACAGTCGCGCGGGACCGCCACCGCGACAACCACCTCCGGGCCGGTGCGCGGCGTGCGCCGCGAGACCGGTGTCGCCTTCCTCGGCATCCCGTTCGCCCAGCCGCCGGTGGGCGCGCTGCGGTTCGCCGCGCCCGCGCCGCCGATCCCGTGGACGGACACCCGCGACTGCACCGCGTACGGGCCGACCGCGCAGGTGAAGCAGCTGTCCGAGGTCACCGCCATTCCGGAGCCGTCCATTCCCGGCGACGACATCCTCACCGTCAACGTGTTCACCCCGAATCCGGACCCGGACGCGAAACTGCCTGTGCTGGTGTGGATTCACGGCGGCGGCTTCGTGGCGGGCAGCCCGGCCAGCCCGTGGTACGACGGCGCGGCCTTCAATCGCGATGGCGTGGTACTGGTGTCGGCCGGGTACCGCCTGGGCATCGAGGGCTTCCTGCATCTCGACGACGCCCCCGACAACCGCGGCGTGCTGGATTGGATCGCGGCGCTGACCTGGGTGCGCGACAATATCGCGGCCTTCGGCGGCGATCCGGCCAAGGTGACCATCGCCGGCCAATCGGCGGGCGGCGGCGCGGTGTGGGCGCTGATGAACACCCCGTCCGCGAAAGGGCTGTTCCGCGCGGGCATTTCGGAGTCCGGCGCGCTCACCCAGCCGAACGACCGCGCCACCGCGCTGGCCATGTCGGCCCTGTTCACCAAGCGCACCGGCCGGCCCGCGACCGCCGCCGCGCTGCGGGACCTGAGCAAGACCGGATTGCAGGACCTCGAGGACAAGCTGCGCGCACTCGGACCCGACAGCAGCGCCGCCACCCTGCTCGGCCTGGCTCCGTGGGCGGACGGCACGCTCATCCCGGCCACGAGTGCCGAAGTCCTGAAATCCGATGCGGACCAGTATGTTCCGCTCATGCTCGGCTTCACCGCGCACGAGTTCAATGCCGCGCCGCTGACCGGGAATCGACCGCCGGTCACCGACACCACGCTGCCCGCCGCCCTGGGCGCGCTCGGATTCGACCCGTCGACCGCGGCGGCCTTCACCCTGGCCTATCCGGGCCTGACCGCGAATCAGATTGCGGGACAGGCGCAGAGCGACGTCGTCATCCGCATGCCGTCCTACCGGGTGGCCGAGATGCGGGCCGGTCGGCAGCAGCCCACCTGGCTCTACGAGTTCACCTGGACCTCCACCGCGCCCGACTACCAAGGCATGTCGTTCCACTGCCTCGACGTCCCGTTCGCCTTCGACCTGTTGCGGGCGCAGGGCGTGACCGCGGTGACCGGAAGCAACCCGCCGCAGGCGCTCGCCGACGCGATCCACCAGGCGTGGGTGTCGTTCGTCAGCAACGGCGACCCGGGCGACGCCTGGCCCCGCTACACTCTCGACCGGCGCGAGACCATGATCTGGTCGGATGCATCGCACGTCCAGTCCGATCCCTTCGCCGCGCAGCGGCCGATCTGGCTGCGCTGA